Proteins co-encoded in one Candidatus Nitrosocosmicus arcticus genomic window:
- a CDS encoding PQQ-binding-like beta-propeller repeat protein, which translates to MIQSITMSISAFVKTTALYSIFIVSFLIIFQTSSNIAYVLGSTIENPHRSSMASSNTSFQLHDLKPEDLKKHFETGMEESNRDNWIFVNHDIYGTRNSNQTQIDESNVGDLKVKWRLNNTFEIQDPPIIVNESGYFQDYIGNLVAFDTLTGNIKWKLDLDGGPTMGLYFSDGIIYATIGTKAKIISVDSTDGKTLWQSPKLGDIGLGYAINSPPLIWNDYVIAGSGGSGLPPGKGFVKGNITALNKTDGSMLWNIETTTGEWVEKGKNPPNGGATAWSGGSIDVETGIAYIPLGSASPNFNASTRQLPNLYSNHMVAVDIKEGKIIWATPFIAHGTVLNIQVPDTHDWDTSWGSSVSNVKYENGSSKKIVIGHDKMGNVIAMDALTGEEIWWKTLGKQININSLPSPSGSEMIWSYGIYNYHAVDEDTVYITATNRGLNFFTDGLSGHKEDPENSIEQGLVNGTIYALDKKSGVIKWKIDTDYPPRVSPLVSKGVVYTGYIKFGENDRTGIILALDKNSGEKLWEYDVRGSISPVGASIGNGMLFVPTDKVNLYPNEGEGKEIGGSIVAFTPTNN; encoded by the coding sequence GTGATTCAATCAATAACAATGTCGATTTCAGCTTTTGTAAAGACGACTGCATTGTATAGCATCTTTATAGTTTCATTTCTAATTATATTTCAAACCTCAAGCAACATCGCGTATGTTCTAGGTAGCACCATAGAAAATCCTCATAGAAGCTCAATGGCCAGCTCAAATACATCTTTTCAATTACACGACCTCAAACCAGAGGATCTAAAAAAACATTTTGAAACAGGTATGGAAGAAAGTAATAGAGATAACTGGATATTTGTCAACCACGATATTTATGGGACCAGGAACAGTAATCAAACTCAGATTGACGAATCCAACGTGGGAGATCTAAAAGTAAAATGGAGACTAAATAATACATTTGAAATCCAAGACCCTCCTATAATAGTAAATGAGAGTGGTTATTTTCAGGATTACATTGGAAACCTCGTTGCTTTTGATACTTTAACTGGAAACATTAAATGGAAACTCGATTTAGATGGAGGCCCCACAATGGGTCTATATTTTTCAGATGGAATAATTTATGCTACCATAGGAACTAAGGCTAAAATTATTTCGGTTGACTCTACGGATGGAAAAACATTGTGGCAGTCCCCGAAATTAGGAGACATAGGTTTAGGATATGCCATAAATTCACCTCCTTTGATTTGGAACGATTATGTAATCGCAGGATCTGGCGGTAGTGGATTACCCCCTGGCAAGGGATTTGTAAAGGGTAACATAACGGCTCTAAACAAAACAGACGGGAGCATGCTATGGAATATTGAAACAACTACTGGAGAATGGGTTGAAAAAGGTAAAAATCCACCCAATGGGGGAGCAACAGCTTGGTCAGGTGGCTCAATTGATGTGGAAACAGGAATTGCCTATATTCCCTTGGGTAGTGCTTCCCCGAATTTCAACGCTTCAACAAGACAATTACCCAATCTCTATTCTAATCACATGGTAGCAGTAGATATTAAGGAAGGCAAAATCATCTGGGCAACTCCATTTATTGCTCATGGAACAGTTTTGAACATTCAAGTTCCAGACACGCATGATTGGGATACTTCTTGGGGAAGTAGTGTAAGTAATGTAAAATACGAAAATGGGTCATCTAAAAAAATAGTGATAGGGCATGACAAAATGGGCAACGTAATTGCAATGGATGCACTGACTGGGGAAGAAATATGGTGGAAAACATTGGGAAAACAAATTAACATTAACAGCCTACCCTCGCCCTCAGGGAGCGAAATGATTTGGTCATACGGAATTTATAATTATCATGCAGTAGATGAAGACACCGTGTACATAACTGCAACTAATAGAGGGCTTAATTTTTTTACTGATGGGCTAAGCGGGCATAAAGAGGATCCCGAAAACTCGATAGAGCAGGGACTAGTTAATGGTACCATATATGCCCTAGATAAAAAATCAGGTGTCATTAAATGGAAGATTGACACTGATTATCCACCCAGAGTTTCTCCTTTGGTGTCAAAAGGGGTTGTTTACACCGGTTACATCAAGTTCGGTGAAAACGATAGGACAGGTATTATTTTGGCACTAGACAAGAACAGTGGGGAAAAACTATGGGAATATGATGTTCGAGGCTCTATCTCTCCGGTCGGAGCATCTATTGGGAACGGAATGCTTTTTGTCCCTACTGACAAAGTTAACCTTTATCCAAACGAAGGGGAAGGGAAAGAGATAGGAGGTTCGATCGTAGCATTCACGCCGACTAATAATTAA
- the purK gene encoding 5-(carboxyamino)imidazole ribonucleotide synthase, with the protein MTLYKDKFSIIKPVRLGIVGGGQLGKMMAAEAKRMFMKVVILDPSVDCPASSIADKLIIGDFSDEQKIYDLSKEVDIITYEIELANATALNNLEESGFLVHPSPKTLSIIQNKYRQKKFLRDSRITVPDFELVSSEEQLKNYCSISGFPVLLKACEDSYDGRGNYLIKSENEISKALTYFSGRQCMVEKFVNFKKEISIMVARNLSGTISYFPIAENIHENHILKTSIIPARISKETEKKAIDLAIMTMKSLKGSGIFGIEMFIDEDDNVLINEIAPRPHNSGHYSIEACSISQFEQHIRAILNYPLLQPSLLSNAIMVNILGPNNYTGPYEITGIDDLFAIPGAKIHVYGKLETKPSRKLGHVTVVSNNMDPLLIKCNVEDFLKVREASS; encoded by the coding sequence TTGACATTATACAAAGACAAGTTTTCAATTATAAAACCAGTCAGATTGGGTATTGTTGGTGGAGGACAGCTTGGAAAGATGATGGCCGCTGAGGCAAAGCGCATGTTTATGAAAGTGGTTATACTAGATCCCAGCGTAGATTGTCCTGCTTCAAGTATAGCTGACAAACTAATCATAGGCGACTTCTCTGACGAGCAAAAAATATATGATTTATCAAAAGAGGTGGATATTATAACATATGAAATTGAATTAGCAAATGCTACAGCCCTCAATAATCTTGAAGAATCTGGATTCTTGGTACATCCATCACCAAAAACACTCTCCATCATTCAAAATAAGTACCGTCAAAAAAAATTTTTGAGAGATAGCAGGATTACGGTCCCCGACTTTGAACTAGTTTCTAGCGAAGAACAATTAAAGAACTATTGTTCGATATCTGGGTTTCCTGTATTATTAAAGGCATGTGAAGATTCATACGACGGTCGAGGAAATTATTTGATTAAATCAGAAAATGAAATAAGTAAAGCTCTAACCTACTTTTCAGGCCGTCAATGCATGGTAGAAAAATTCGTGAATTTTAAAAAAGAAATTTCCATAATGGTGGCCAGAAATTTATCGGGGACTATTTCATACTTTCCAATAGCTGAGAATATTCATGAAAATCACATACTAAAAACTTCGATAATTCCTGCCAGAATCAGTAAAGAAACTGAAAAGAAAGCAATAGATTTGGCAATAATGACTATGAAATCTTTAAAGGGATCTGGTATTTTTGGAATTGAGATGTTCATAGATGAGGATGACAACGTATTAATTAATGAAATTGCCCCACGACCTCATAACTCCGGCCATTATTCTATTGAAGCCTGTTCAATTTCCCAATTTGAGCAACACATTAGGGCAATACTTAATTATCCACTTCTTCAACCATCTTTATTATCAAATGCCATAATGGTTAATATTCTTGGGCCAAACAATTATACGGGCCCATATGAAATTACAGGAATTGATGATTTGTTTGCCATTCCAGGAGCTAAAATTCATGTATATGGTAAACTAGAAACGAAACCAAGTAGAAAACTCGGTCACGTGACGGTTGTATCAAATAACATGGATCCTCTCTTAATTAAGTGCAACGTGGAAGATTTTCTGAAAGTCCGAGAGGCATCGTCTTAG
- a CDS encoding 4a-hydroxytetrahydrobiopterin dehydratase, translating into MVSEMSQMINHHPIIDIDWDKVTIELHSWALNNPISDFDLRSAIFIDQLYDFVKDD; encoded by the coding sequence TTGGTTAGTGAAATGTCACAAATGATAAACCATCATCCCATTATTGATATTGATTGGGATAAAGTTACTATTGAATTACACTCATGGGCTTTAAACAATCCAATTTCTGATTTCGACCTAAGGTCTGCAATATTTATCGATCAACTATACGATTTTGTCAAAGATGATTAA
- a CDS encoding response regulator gives MNLLTIDDNIDTTEALTDYCNMHGIDSKVVNEGQKGLFEIQKREYDVIFLDIAIPEYTGFDILRQLKKQNVRHKSIVIITALNLKMEDFSDYVDVGVKEILKKPIGLDCLDEVLQRNMKNVRQPFLS, from the coding sequence TTGAACTTATTGACTATCGATGATAATATAGACACCACAGAGGCATTGACTGATTATTGTAATATGCATGGGATAGATAGTAAGGTTGTCAATGAGGGTCAAAAAGGGTTATTTGAGATACAAAAGCGTGAATATGATGTTATATTTTTAGACATAGCGATACCTGAATACACGGGATTTGATATTCTAAGGCAATTGAAAAAACAAAATGTACGGCATAAATCCATAGTAATAATAACCGCATTGAATTTGAAGATGGAGGATTTCAGTGACTATGTGGATGTTGGAGTCAAAGAAATACTGAAAAAACCGATAGGACTTGACTGCCTTGATGAGGTACTCCAAAGAAATATGAAAAATGTTAGACAGCCCTTTCTATCATAA
- the nadX gene encoding aspartate dehydrogenase has protein sequence MDIKVAIIGCGAIGREIAFSIDAQKIPNCKLSIIFDIDIQKLELLYNELNNKPSSTFNNFNELVLSNDYQNVNLVIEAASVKAAQTYMATILEQGKDVMIMSIGAFSDPAFYETLIQLLADTDRNVFLPSGAIGGADIIRSVKDYIDDVTIVTTKSNKSLKGAPYFYNKDIDIDTIKERKVIFEGNAIDAIKGFPSNVNISALVSLAGIGFEKTRVKIVVDPKIINNQHEIHVKWKFGCFQIKVDNMPSPDNPKTSYLAILSAIECLRGICAKNLKIGS, from the coding sequence TTGGATATAAAAGTTGCAATAATAGGTTGTGGAGCCATCGGACGTGAAATAGCTTTTAGTATTGATGCTCAGAAGATTCCAAACTGTAAGTTATCTATCATATTCGACATAGATATTCAGAAGCTCGAATTGTTGTATAATGAGTTGAATAACAAACCCTCTAGTACATTTAACAACTTCAATGAACTTGTTTTATCAAATGACTATCAAAATGTCAATCTGGTCATTGAAGCCGCGTCTGTTAAAGCAGCTCAAACCTACATGGCTACAATACTGGAACAAGGGAAGGACGTCATGATAATGAGTATAGGCGCTTTTTCGGATCCAGCATTTTATGAAACCCTTATTCAGTTATTGGCCGATACTGATCGCAATGTTTTTCTCCCTTCGGGCGCGATCGGTGGCGCTGACATTATTCGAAGCGTGAAAGACTATATAGATGATGTTACCATAGTTACCACAAAAAGTAATAAATCATTAAAGGGTGCACCATATTTTTATAATAAAGATATCGATATAGATACCATCAAAGAAAGGAAGGTTATTTTTGAAGGTAACGCAATTGATGCAATCAAAGGATTTCCATCAAATGTTAATATTTCAGCGTTAGTTAGTTTAGCAGGCATCGGGTTTGAAAAAACCAGGGTCAAGATAGTTGTCGATCCGAAAATAATAAACAATCAACACGAGATTCATGTCAAGTGGAAATTTGGATGTTTCCAGATCAAGGTTGATAACATGCCTAGTCCTGACAACCCTAAAACTAGTTATTTGGCCATCTTGTCGGCAATAGAATGTCTAAGGGGTATTTGTGCAAAGAATTTAAAGATAGGTTCTTAG
- a CDS encoding patatin-like phospholipase family protein encodes MSESTTESRSGKTATQQQRALVFQGGGALGAYEAGIYKALYEGLKSEVNEIRPLFDIVAGTSAGAINATLIVNHFLQNKEKMNPWEGSAEILYQYWQDVSTNTLQYENPFMKGWLEASSFLREGFNNFWVNALRPFDGYFGNIREQSPFLPSYYLWPDRLGSLASTEAFRRYWSWYQFSYLPWGTHNVLSPPIYQPDFRFLNPSNYMLRFDNSPIVKTIRKFWDDSKNPIKTDEGQPRLLLVGVDVQDATTITFDSYPKKHKQRMSVYGDDDSKLKHVIEYPDGIKMEHLLTTMSSHLRYKFPELLAITGEVIDDKIPEGKQNDRIFMDGYYLSNTPLREVIQSHRDYWYKVKGLKDNVPPLEVYIGDLYPTKEQGIPEDPDSINNRVQNILFHDKSKYDEKVTAMVSDYVNIINSLMDMIRSDRNYSSNDYIYRDLKKPLANKIVSISRNGDTREIRKLIEGRVTINKLQRIGYGEGQSLENSNDINGKAFDFSRKTINDLINQGSEDTKAQCDFQP; translated from the coding sequence ATGTCAGAGTCAACAACAGAGAGTCGAAGTGGCAAAACTGCGACTCAACAACAAAGAGCTTTAGTCTTTCAGGGTGGTGGGGCTTTAGGAGCTTATGAAGCAGGAATCTATAAGGCATTGTATGAAGGCCTTAAGTCAGAAGTAAATGAAATTAGACCCCTATTTGATATAGTAGCCGGTACTTCCGCAGGCGCAATAAACGCAACCTTGATAGTTAACCATTTTTTACAAAACAAGGAAAAGATGAATCCTTGGGAAGGGTCAGCTGAAATACTTTATCAATATTGGCAAGATGTTTCAACAAATACTTTGCAGTATGAAAATCCGTTTATGAAGGGCTGGTTAGAAGCTTCTTCTTTTTTAAGAGAGGGATTCAATAACTTTTGGGTCAATGCATTAAGGCCTTTTGACGGTTACTTTGGTAATATTAGAGAACAATCACCATTCTTGCCTTCCTATTATTTGTGGCCTGATAGATTGGGGAGTTTAGCCTCAACTGAGGCTTTTAGGAGATACTGGTCATGGTATCAGTTCTCTTATCTTCCGTGGGGTACTCATAACGTTCTGTCTCCTCCCATATACCAACCGGATTTTAGATTTCTAAATCCTTCTAATTACATGCTACGATTTGATAATTCCCCTATTGTTAAAACGATTCGAAAGTTTTGGGATGATTCAAAAAATCCAATTAAGACTGACGAAGGTCAACCAAGGCTCTTGTTGGTAGGTGTAGATGTACAAGATGCAACAACCATAACTTTTGATAGCTATCCAAAGAAGCATAAGCAAAGAATGTCCGTATATGGCGATGATGATAGTAAATTAAAGCATGTAATAGAATATCCGGATGGCATAAAGATGGAACACCTCCTTACTACCATGTCCTCTCATCTGAGGTACAAATTCCCAGAACTGCTAGCTATTACAGGCGAAGTCATCGATGATAAAATTCCGGAAGGAAAACAGAATGATAGAATATTTATGGATGGTTATTATCTTAGTAATACGCCTTTAAGAGAAGTTATTCAATCACACAGGGACTATTGGTATAAGGTTAAGGGTTTGAAGGATAATGTTCCGCCCTTAGAAGTGTATATAGGCGATTTGTACCCCACCAAAGAGCAAGGAATCCCTGAAGACCCGGATTCTATCAATAACAGGGTTCAGAATATTTTATTTCATGATAAATCAAAATATGATGAAAAGGTAACAGCGATGGTATCTGATTATGTGAACATAATAAACTCTCTAATGGATATGATTAGGTCAGACCGCAATTATTCATCAAACGACTATATTTACAGAGATTTGAAAAAACCATTAGCTAACAAGATAGTTAGTATAAGTAGAAATGGCGATACAAGAGAAATAAGAAAACTCATTGAGGGAAGAGTAACGATAAATAAATTACAAAGAATAGGATATGGAGAGGGTCAATCTTTAGAGAATAGCAATGATATTAATGGGAAAGCATTTGATTTCTCGAGAAAAACAATAAATGATTTAATAAATCAGGGAAGCGAAGATACAAAAGCTCAGTGTGATTTCCAACCCTGA
- a CDS encoding right-handed parallel beta-helix repeat-containing protein — MAIQNKKILSIAILASLLVFSFTVSSSTAISFAQRDGGSGGNQAAGQNSQDGDNDSESGISQSSSSSQSSECLSEGSTIASCNNVSVQANQNGNSDDEEKATSDAEPRATVTPESESSPAAQATAEPVKASVSCGEVIKQSVKLTSNLDCKTDGLIIGADGITVNLNGHTISGPGVSTSKVGVMLSDQDSVNIVGPGIIQNFQAGVLNTGGQDDKISAVTFTQNQIGSFNTGSANTSIEDNLFFSNNIGVASHSSTGAKLITNLFKTNDLAGVTFVNSAANEVSFNTIQGSVSGLFFDGQSSDNVVNANNILDNSGVDINNANGLPLNVNNNLFNDNNCNNSIPVGLCLGK; from the coding sequence ATGGCAATACAAAACAAGAAAATCTTATCAATTGCAATACTAGCATCTTTACTAGTTTTTAGCTTCACCGTTTCATCTTCAACGGCAATATCCTTTGCCCAAAGGGATGGAGGGAGCGGAGGAAACCAAGCTGCAGGTCAAAACAGTCAAGATGGGGATAATGACTCTGAAAGTGGAATTAGTCAATCAAGTTCCAGCTCTCAAAGCTCTGAATGTCTGTCTGAAGGAAGTACAATCGCAAGTTGCAACAACGTAAGTGTACAAGCAAACCAGAATGGAAATTCTGATGACGAAGAGAAAGCAACATCAGATGCAGAACCAAGAGCCACTGTAACCCCAGAAAGCGAATCATCACCCGCTGCCCAAGCCACTGCAGAACCAGTCAAGGCATCTGTATCTTGCGGAGAGGTAATCAAACAAAGTGTTAAGTTGACCTCCAATCTTGATTGTAAGACCGACGGTTTAATCATTGGAGCAGACGGAATCACAGTTAACCTAAACGGTCACACGATTTCTGGCCCTGGTGTATCAACATCTAAGGTCGGAGTAATGTTAAGCGACCAAGACAGTGTTAACATTGTAGGCCCAGGTATTATCCAAAACTTCCAAGCAGGAGTATTAAACACAGGTGGTCAAGATGACAAAATATCCGCTGTAACATTTACCCAAAATCAAATAGGGTCATTTAACACAGGCTCTGCAAACACTTCAATAGAGGACAACCTGTTCTTTAGCAATAACATAGGTGTAGCATCCCATTCCTCAACAGGAGCTAAATTGATTACAAACCTGTTTAAAACAAACGACCTTGCAGGTGTAACATTCGTGAACTCTGCAGCAAACGAAGTTTCATTTAACACCATCCAAGGCTCAGTTAGCGGATTGTTCTTTGACGGACAAAGTAGCGACAACGTAGTCAATGCAAACAACATTTTGGACAATAGTGGTGTAGATATCAACAATGCAAACGGCCTTCCATTGAATGTGAACAACAACCTATTCAACGACAACAACTGCAATAATTCCATACCAGTCGGCCTTTGTTTAGGTAAATAA
- the purE gene encoding 5-(carboxyamino)imidazole ribonucleotide mutase, whose amino-acid sequence MGSDSDLPIMKEAARILNEFEISYEVKIVSAHRTPVELFEYSQTAEIRGIKIIISGAGGSAHLPGMVASMTSIPVIGVPINNSANPLNGIDSLYSIIQMPPGIPVATVAINGAKNAGILACSILSISQPSLLRKLNQFKEKMRAEVKLKNAKLDEVGLDKYLKGLQKAQTRR is encoded by the coding sequence ATGGGTAGTGATTCAGACTTGCCGATAATGAAGGAAGCCGCTCGCATATTGAATGAGTTTGAAATCTCGTATGAAGTAAAGATAGTCTCTGCTCATAGAACACCAGTTGAATTGTTTGAATATTCTCAAACTGCTGAAATACGTGGTATCAAGATCATAATTAGTGGTGCGGGAGGATCTGCACATCTTCCGGGTATGGTCGCCTCAATGACATCTATACCTGTGATCGGAGTACCTATAAACAATTCGGCAAATCCTCTAAATGGGATCGATTCGCTCTATTCCATAATCCAAATGCCACCTGGTATACCTGTTGCAACAGTTGCAATTAATGGAGCAAAGAATGCTGGTATTTTGGCATGTTCAATACTCTCTATTTCCCAACCTTCATTGCTAAGGAAGTTGAATCAGTTCAAGGAGAAAATGAGAGCGGAAGTGAAGCTAAAGAACGCAAAATTGGATGAAGTGGGATTAGATAAATACCTAAAGGGACTTCAAAAGGCTCAGACCCGAAGATAA
- a CDS encoding sulfurtransferase, with product MTKQYANQDVLCETDWVNNNLNNDKVKILEVDYDVENAYKEGHLPNSHMVWWRKDINDSSTRDIINKHQFEELMSRLGVKPDDELILYGDFNNWFAAFAFWVFKYFGHKKIRIMNGGRKKWENENRSYTKDEPVENPSNYVAAAPDEGVRAYLDDVKRSFKKEEVGLVDVRSVKEFNGEITAPPEYPMEHAQRGGHIPGAKNIPWLQAIDDDGTFKSAEDLEALYRKQGITPDKHIICYCRIGERSSHTWFVLKYLLGYPSVKNYDGSWTEWGNMIGNPIEK from the coding sequence ATGACCAAACAATATGCCAATCAAGATGTGCTTTGTGAAACCGATTGGGTTAATAATAATCTCAATAATGATAAAGTAAAAATCTTAGAAGTAGATTACGATGTAGAAAATGCCTACAAAGAGGGTCACTTACCGAATTCTCATATGGTATGGTGGAGAAAGGATATTAACGATTCATCAACTCGAGATATTATCAACAAACACCAATTCGAAGAGTTAATGTCACGTCTCGGGGTAAAACCGGATGATGAGTTGATCCTATATGGAGATTTCAATAACTGGTTTGCCGCTTTTGCATTTTGGGTCTTCAAGTACTTTGGTCACAAAAAAATTAGAATAATGAACGGGGGAAGAAAAAAATGGGAAAATGAAAATCGGTCTTATACCAAGGATGAACCCGTTGAAAATCCCTCGAATTATGTAGCAGCTGCTCCTGATGAAGGCGTACGAGCTTATCTAGACGATGTCAAGCGTTCATTTAAGAAGGAGGAGGTCGGATTAGTCGACGTTAGGTCTGTTAAAGAATTTAATGGGGAGATAACCGCACCCCCAGAATATCCGATGGAGCATGCTCAGAGAGGTGGGCATATTCCAGGAGCTAAAAACATTCCTTGGCTTCAAGCTATTGATGATGATGGGACATTTAAATCAGCAGAAGATTTGGAGGCTTTATACCGAAAGCAAGGCATTACACCTGATAAACATATTATTTGCTACTGCAGGATTGGGGAACGTTCATCGCATACTTGGTTTGTACTGAAATATTTGTTGGGATATCCATCAGTCAAGAACTATGACGGCTCTTGGACAGAATGGGGAAATATGATTGGAAATCCAATTGAAAAATAA
- a CDS encoding 4Fe-4S dicluster domain-containing protein gives MSLLLSDKVWVMLSEVAKRGVYPTHSAKLGIYRLPVDIVGQSEVNAVMSELKTYGYVLDNYADRIFVTFKWNEKGFDIYTNKEQSAELYVTVEIVIGEVLDIIYQIKPLETFGDLYWIRNYRQKADHNAKIIIDNIIRNTKIGQKLITYYQKIQKLSPVESIKKLESITPLANAQKNLKEEKKSLVNPSLTSTTGKPSVENLNENQSIASSVAVPSPAPRSNAAKLSANTTIQLTGTGTDYQAAGGPIDTGFKAKRQPVGKFQGIQVWGPYDSPGQLGIWGTDVCVDFDICISDGACIDACPVNVYEWLDTPGHPASERKPFMIREKDCIFCLACENVCPPQAIKIFVK, from the coding sequence ATGTCTCTCTTGCTATCAGATAAAGTCTGGGTAATGCTTTCTGAAGTTGCAAAACGAGGTGTTTATCCAACTCACAGTGCTAAGCTCGGAATATATAGATTGCCTGTTGACATCGTTGGGCAATCAGAGGTTAATGCAGTTATGAGTGAACTTAAAACTTATGGGTACGTACTCGATAATTATGCCGACAGAATTTTTGTGACTTTTAAATGGAATGAAAAAGGTTTTGATATATACACAAATAAAGAACAATCTGCAGAACTATATGTAACAGTTGAAATAGTCATCGGTGAGGTATTGGACATAATTTATCAGATAAAACCTCTAGAAACATTTGGTGACCTTTATTGGATAAGAAATTACAGGCAAAAGGCTGATCATAATGCTAAAATAATTATAGATAATATAATTCGTAACACCAAGATAGGACAAAAATTAATTACTTATTACCAGAAAATACAGAAACTGAGCCCGGTCGAATCAATAAAAAAATTAGAATCTATAACACCTTTAGCAAATGCTCAAAAGAACCTTAAAGAGGAGAAAAAATCATTAGTCAACCCATCTCTAACATCAACAACAGGAAAGCCATCAGTTGAGAATCTTAACGAGAATCAATCAATTGCATCATCAGTTGCTGTACCATCTCCTGCTCCTAGATCCAACGCTGCAAAACTTTCTGCTAATACCACAATTCAACTTACAGGCACTGGAACAGACTACCAGGCAGCAGGAGGACCCATAGATACTGGCTTTAAGGCTAAAAGACAACCAGTAGGAAAATTTCAAGGAATTCAAGTGTGGGGTCCATATGATTCACCAGGACAACTTGGGATCTGGGGTACGGATGTATGCGTTGATTTTGACATTTGTATTTCAGATGGTGCTTGTATTGATGCTTGCCCGGTTAACGTTTATGAATGGCTTGATACGCCCGGTCATCCAGCATCAGAGAGGAAACCATTTATGATTAGAGAAAAGGATTGTATTTTTTGTTTGGCGTGCGAAAATGTCTGTCCTCCACAGGCGATAAAAATATTTGTGAAATAA
- a CDS encoding methane monooxygenase/ammonia monooxygenase subunit C, whose product MAQMPALIPKEVEIQRLKKIYLMVIMLGSIAASVEVDNFVDGSLHQTAIRDSAFTPAHWWLYSHFIALPLGWGFVAMYDRRVPVLRGPNNSMNTGLKITIIGYLATMFTIGINEMWHFWFVEEIFSVPNHWMFNMGVVVAFMGALAYVVRVYARLVELGAETPARNPYVAEMYKLALEGKLYSRSVP is encoded by the coding sequence ATGGCACAAATGCCTGCATTAATTCCAAAGGAAGTAGAAATCCAAAGGCTAAAAAAGATCTATTTAATGGTCATTATGCTAGGGTCTATTGCTGCATCAGTAGAAGTAGACAACTTTGTTGACGGATCATTACACCAAACAGCCATCAGAGACAGTGCATTTACACCAGCTCATTGGTGGTTATACAGTCACTTTATTGCACTCCCACTAGGTTGGGGATTTGTTGCAATGTATGACAGAAGAGTACCAGTTTTAAGAGGACCAAACAATTCAATGAATACTGGTCTAAAGATAACCATTATCGGTTATTTAGCTACCATGTTCACTATTGGTATCAATGAAATGTGGCACTTTTGGTTTGTTGAAGAAATATTTTCAGTACCTAACCACTGGATGTTTAACATGGGTGTAGTAGTAGCTTTCATGGGTGCTTTGGCCTATGTAGTTAGGGTATACGCACGTTTGGTGGAACTTGGCGCGGAAACTCCTGCAAGAAACCCCTATGTAGCAGAAATGTACAAACTAGCCTTAGAAGGAAAACTCTACAGCAGATCAGTTCCTTAA